Proteins encoded by one window of Acetivibrio thermocellus ATCC 27405:
- the greA gene encoding transcription elongation factor GreA encodes MATNKEVVLTYEGLQKLEQELENLKTVKRREVAERIKQALSFGDISENSEYDEAKNEQAYIEGRIFQLENMLKNAKVIDEEDIQTDVVSIGSKVKVLDMEFDEEVEYYIVGSTEADPSQYKISNESPVGKALIGGKIGDIVEVTVPDGVIKFKILEIRK; translated from the coding sequence ATGGCAACAAATAAAGAAGTTGTTCTGACATATGAAGGATTGCAAAAGTTGGAACAAGAACTTGAGAATTTAAAGACTGTGAAGAGAAGAGAGGTAGCTGAGAGAATCAAGCAAGCTCTTTCATTTGGTGATATATCTGAAAATTCCGAATATGATGAAGCTAAGAATGAACAAGCTTATATCGAAGGAAGAATATTTCAACTTGAAAATATGTTAAAAAATGCCAAAGTAATAGATGAAGAAGATATACAGACGGATGTAGTAAGCATAGGTTCAAAAGTTAAAGTTCTTGACATGGAGTTTGACGAAGAGGTGGAATATTATATAGTTGGTTCTACCGAAGCAGACCCGTCGCAGTACAAAATTTCCAATGAGTCTCCTGTGGGAAAGGCTCTTATCGGTGGTAAGATAGGAGATATTGTTGAAGTTACGGTACCTGACGGCGTTATTAAGTTTAAGATTTTAGAAATCCGTAAGTAA
- a CDS encoding STAS domain-containing protein, producing MSEGLRFVEEKVDDSVKLSLFGEVDIYTSQELKEKLYSIVDNNQTDLIIDCKELNYIDSTGLGIFVGALKKTKQYGKKIIITSLKDNIKKLFIITGLDKVFVIE from the coding sequence ATGTCAGAGGGTTTAAGGTTTGTAGAAGAAAAAGTAGATGATTCCGTTAAATTGAGTTTGTTCGGAGAGGTGGACATTTACACTTCCCAGGAGCTTAAAGAGAAACTTTACAGTATAGTTGACAATAATCAGACTGATTTGATAATAGATTGCAAGGAGCTGAATTATATTGACAGTACAGGGCTTGGCATTTTTGTCGGTGCTCTCAAAAAAACCAAGCAATATGGGAAAAAAATTATTATAACCAGCCTCAAGGACAATATTAAAAAGCTGTTTATTATAACCGGCCTGGATAAGGTTTTTGTTATTGAATAG
- a CDS encoding ATP-binding protein gives MNSVCDKIELTLPFKAEYVSVARLVASGVCNRIGFDIETIEDIKVAISEVCSKIVSMGSKITDNYTIIYGVSENTLNVEFVCDDPSIKCIFDEEKDGLAISIITALMDNVVLCDKSNRIISMSKVLEGNR, from the coding sequence ATGAATTCTGTTTGTGACAAGATTGAGCTCACTCTGCCGTTTAAAGCTGAATATGTCAGTGTTGCAAGACTGGTTGCTTCAGGTGTGTGTAATCGAATAGGATTTGACATTGAAACCATTGAGGACATAAAAGTTGCTATATCTGAAGTTTGCAGTAAAATAGTAAGTATGGGCAGTAAAATTACGGACAACTACACTATTATATATGGTGTTTCGGAAAATACTTTAAATGTGGAGTTTGTTTGTGACGATCCTTCTATAAAATGTATATTTGACGAGGAGAAAGACGGTCTGGCAATAAGCATAATAACTGCATTGATGGACAATGTGGTATTGTGTGACAAATCAAACAGGATAATATCCATGTCAAAAGTGCTTGAGGGGAATAGATAG
- a CDS encoding SigB/SigF/SigG family RNA polymerase sigma factor, translating to MMDDAVNNNNVVNDSDELFREYKETKSVEVRNKIVSKYLYLSDILAKKFLNRGIDYEDIYQVASIALIKAVERFDPDKGVKFISFATPTIIGEIKRYFRDKGSVIRIPRRIYEVYQKINHARESLTQELKRPPRIDELARHLNISEESVVEIIESYNAYNIQSFSQNVYANDELELHEVIGDQDSTFERIENRDFLEKSLDKFSDVEKEFISMRYFDNKTQKDIAQKMGVSQMYISRLERKVLEKFRRMLAK from the coding sequence ATGATGGACGATGCAGTAAACAATAACAATGTTGTAAATGACAGCGATGAGTTGTTTAGAGAATATAAAGAGACAAAAAGTGTTGAGGTAAGAAACAAAATTGTAAGCAAATATCTTTATCTTTCGGACATACTTGCCAAAAAATTTTTAAACAGAGGCATTGATTATGAAGACATTTATCAGGTGGCTTCCATTGCCTTGATTAAAGCGGTGGAGAGATTTGATCCCGACAAGGGTGTTAAATTTATAAGTTTTGCAACACCCACTATTATCGGCGAAATAAAAAGATATTTCAGGGACAAGGGTTCCGTTATCAGAATTCCCAGAAGAATATATGAGGTTTATCAGAAGATTAACCATGCCAGGGAGTCATTGACTCAGGAATTAAAAAGGCCTCCGAGGATAGATGAGCTTGCCCGGCATTTAAATATCAGTGAAGAAAGCGTTGTTGAAATTATTGAATCCTACAACGCTTATAATATCCAGTCCTTCAGTCAGAATGTGTATGCCAACGATGAGTTGGAGCTCCATGAAGTTATCGGTGATCAGGATTCCACTTTCGAAAGAATTGAGAACAGGGATTTTCTTGAAAAGAGTCTTGATAAATTCAGCGATGTTGAGAAAGAATTTATCAGCATGAGGTATTTTGACAACAAGACTCAGAAAGACATTGCCCAAAAGATGGGCGTATCGCAGATGTATATTTCCAGGCTTGAAAGAAAGGTACTGGAAAAATTCAGGAGAATGCTGGCAAAATAG
- a CDS encoding ATP-binding protein yields the protein MKVLKTYNSKVSSQKENICFLVKDIMKFLSDSSDVSEDVLFEIKVILNELLQNAIKHGNKEDASKSVEVSVGITADNHVYLIVEDEGEGYDLDCVCAKEEVPEEVTDVCDLKENGRGILIVKNLCDRIRLNKKGNKVIVFKSLK from the coding sequence GTGAAAGTATTGAAAACTTATAACTCGAAAGTGTCAAGTCAAAAGGAAAATATTTGTTTTTTGGTCAAAGATATAATGAAATTCTTATCCGACTCAAGTGATGTAAGTGAAGATGTCCTGTTTGAAATCAAAGTTATATTGAATGAACTTCTGCAAAATGCAATAAAACACGGTAATAAAGAAGATGCGTCAAAGTCGGTTGAAGTCAGTGTGGGTATAACGGCTGATAATCATGTCTATCTTATAGTGGAGGACGAAGGTGAGGGCTACGACTTGGATTGCGTATGCGCAAAGGAAGAAGTCCCCGAGGAGGTTACGGATGTATGCGATCTTAAAGAAAACGGGCGGGGAATCCTGATTGTGAAAAATTTGTGCGACAGGATAAGACTTAATAAGAAAGGAAACAAGGTAATAGTATTTAAAAGCCTTAAATAA
- the rpsJ gene encoding 30S ribosomal protein S10 — MANKQKIRIRLKAFDHQVLDQSAEKIVETAKRTGAKVSGPVPLPTEREVITILRAPHKYKDSREQFEMRTHKRLIDILLPTPKTVDALMRLDLPAGVDIEIKL; from the coding sequence ATGGCAAACAAACAGAAAATCAGGATTAGATTGAAAGCGTTTGATCATCAAGTTCTTGACCAATCGGCAGAGAAGATAGTTGAGACAGCTAAGAGGACAGGGGCTAAAGTGTCGGGACCGGTGCCGTTGCCTACAGAAAGAGAAGTTATAACAATACTCAGGGCACCACACAAGTACAAAGATTCGCGTGAACAGTTTGAGATGAGGACCCACAAGAGACTTATTGACATTCTGCTTCCTACACCAAAGACGGTAGACGCACTGATGAGATTGGATTTGCCAGCAGGTGTGGATATTGAAATAAAGCTGTGA
- the rplC gene encoding 50S ribosomal protein L3, which produces MEKFMLGRKIGMTQVFDEDGLLIPVTVIEAGPITVVQKKKPETDGYNSVRVAFGDVQEKRLNKPEKGLFAKLGIAPKKYIREFRVDDPDKYELKQEIKVEEMFQPGDRVDVTGISKGKGFAGVIKRFGNRRGKETHGSMYHRRVGSMGANTNPARVFKGKKLPGHMGVERVTVQNLDVVKVDAERNLMLVKGAVPGAKGGLLMIKDTVKARK; this is translated from the coding sequence ATGGAAAAATTTATGCTTGGTAGAAAAATAGGAATGACACAGGTTTTTGATGAAGATGGATTGCTGATTCCCGTTACTGTTATAGAAGCCGGTCCGATAACGGTTGTTCAAAAGAAGAAGCCGGAAACGGACGGATATAATTCAGTAAGGGTTGCGTTCGGTGATGTTCAGGAGAAAAGACTGAACAAGCCGGAAAAAGGTTTGTTTGCAAAATTGGGGATAGCACCTAAGAAGTATATCAGGGAATTTAGAGTTGATGATCCTGATAAATATGAATTAAAGCAGGAAATTAAAGTTGAGGAAATGTTCCAGCCCGGTGACAGGGTGGATGTGACAGGAATTTCAAAAGGTAAAGGATTTGCCGGTGTAATTAAAAGGTTTGGAAACAGAAGAGGTAAGGAAACACATGGCTCGATGTATCATAGAAGAGTAGGATCCATGGGAGCAAACACAAATCCGGCAAGAGTATTTAAAGGTAAAAAACTTCCGGGTCACATGGGTGTGGAAAGAGTAACTGTTCAAAATCTTGATGTTGTAAAAGTAGATGCCGAAAGAAACCTTATGCTTGTAAAAGGAGCAGTGCCGGGAGCCAAAGGTGGATTATTGATGATTAAAGACACGGTCAAGGCTCGTAAATAA
- the rplD gene encoding 50S ribosomal protein L4, with the protein MPKVDVYDINGKVVGEINLRDDIFGIEVNKHAIHQVIVNQLANRRQGTQSTKTKSEVRGGGRKPWRQKGTGRARHGSIRSAQWVKGGIALGPKPRSYKYAVPKKLRRLALKSALSSKVNENELLVLDSLNFDEIKTKQMANVLKNLKVNDTTAVLVLADKNRNVELSARNIPGLKTLFVNTMNVYDIIRHDKFIITKDAVAKVEEVYA; encoded by the coding sequence ATGCCGAAAGTTGATGTATATGATATAAACGGTAAAGTAGTCGGTGAGATAAATTTAAGGGATGACATTTTTGGAATTGAAGTCAACAAACACGCCATTCACCAGGTTATTGTAAACCAGCTGGCAAACAGAAGACAGGGCACTCAGTCAACAAAGACAAAAAGTGAAGTGCGCGGAGGCGGCAGAAAACCCTGGAGACAGAAGGGTACCGGAAGAGCAAGACACGGTAGCATCCGTTCGGCACAGTGGGTAAAAGGCGGAATAGCACTTGGACCGAAGCCGAGAAGCTACAAATATGCAGTTCCTAAGAAACTTAGAAGACTTGCGCTAAAGTCGGCATTATCATCAAAGGTCAATGAAAATGAATTGCTTGTACTTGACAGTTTGAATTTCGATGAAATAAAGACAAAGCAAATGGCAAATGTTTTGAAAAATCTGAAGGTTAATGATACTACTGCTGTATTGGTTTTGGCTGACAAGAACAGAAATGTGGAATTGTCGGCGAGAAACATTCCGGGGTTGAAGACTTTGTTTGTTAATACAATGAATGTGTATGACATAATAAGACATGACAAGTTTATAATCACCAAGGATGCCGTAGCAAAGGTTGAGGAGGTGTACGCATAA
- the rplW gene encoding 50S ribosomal protein L23: protein MRPAEDIIKRPYITEKSNAEIANGKYTFIVDAKATKTEIRQAVEKLFQVKVLKVNTVNYKGKRKRLGVHEGFRPDWKKAIVKIDTEPKPVTYLTEGGKTATTTKKYKTSIEEFGAAQ from the coding sequence ATGAGACCTGCTGAGGATATAATTAAAAGGCCGTATATTACTGAAAAGAGCAATGCCGAGATTGCAAACGGCAAGTACACCTTTATTGTGGACGCAAAGGCTACAAAAACTGAAATAAGACAAGCAGTTGAAAAGCTGTTTCAGGTAAAGGTTCTCAAAGTGAATACGGTAAACTATAAGGGAAAAAGAAAGAGACTTGGAGTACATGAAGGCTTCAGACCGGATTGGAAAAAGGCAATTGTCAAGATTGATACGGAGCCAAAACCGGTAACATATTTGACTGAAGGCGGTAAAACAGCCACTACAACCAAGAAGTATAAAACAAGTATTGAAGAATTTGGTGCTGCACAATAA
- the rplB gene encoding 50S ribosomal protein L2, with protein MPVKKYNPTSPGTRFMTVSTFEEITKKEPEKSLLAPLKKTGGRNSYGRITVRHHGGGAKRKYRIIDFKRDKDGIKAKVAAIEYDPNRTAYIALLHYVDGEKRYIIAPHGLKVGDIVESGENADIKPGNALPLENIPVGTEIHNIELKPGKGGQLVRSAGNVAQLMAKEGNYAQIRLPSGEVRMVSLKCKATIGQVGNIDHENVSIGKAGRKRWMGIRPTVRGVVMNPVDHPHGGGEGKSPIGRPSPVTPWGKPTLGYKTRKKNKASDKFIIKRRK; from the coding sequence ATGCCAGTTAAAAAGTATAATCCAACATCTCCGGGAACAAGGTTTATGACTGTATCCACTTTTGAGGAGATAACAAAGAAAGAACCTGAAAAATCATTGTTGGCACCCCTCAAAAAGACTGGCGGCAGAAACTCGTACGGAAGAATTACGGTTCGCCACCACGGAGGGGGAGCAAAAAGAAAATATAGAATAATTGACTTTAAGAGGGACAAAGACGGAATAAAAGCAAAGGTTGCGGCTATAGAATATGACCCGAACAGAACAGCTTATATAGCACTTCTTCATTATGTTGACGGTGAAAAGAGATATATTATTGCTCCACACGGATTGAAAGTCGGAGATATAGTAGAATCAGGTGAAAATGCTGATATTAAGCCGGGAAATGCATTACCGCTTGAAAATATTCCGGTAGGTACGGAAATCCATAATATTGAGTTGAAGCCGGGTAAAGGCGGACAATTGGTTAGATCGGCAGGAAATGTTGCACAGCTGATGGCCAAAGAAGGTAATTATGCGCAGATAAGATTGCCTTCCGGCGAGGTAAGAATGGTTAGTTTGAAATGCAAGGCTACCATAGGGCAAGTAGGCAACATTGACCATGAAAATGTCTCAATCGGTAAGGCAGGAAGAAAGAGATGGATGGGAATAAGACCCACTGTTCGCGGTGTTGTAATGAACCCGGTTGATCACCCGCACGGCGGTGGTGAAGGTAAGTCACCGATTGGTAGACCAAGTCCGGTAACTCCATGGGGTAAACCGACATTGGGCTATAAGACAAGAAAGAAGAACAAGGCAAGTGACAAGTTCATTATTAAGAGAAGAAAATAA
- the rpsS gene encoding 30S ribosomal protein S19, with the protein MSRSVKKGPYVDPKLLKKIEEMNAKNEKKVIKTWSRASTIFPQMVGHTIAVHDGRKHVPIYISEEMVGHKLGEFAPTRTFKGHGAHTEKSTALK; encoded by the coding sequence ATGAGTAGATCGGTAAAAAAAGGACCATATGTTGATCCGAAACTTCTTAAGAAAATAGAAGAAATGAATGCCAAAAACGAAAAGAAAGTTATAAAAACATGGTCCAGAGCTTCTACGATATTTCCTCAGATGGTAGGGCATACGATTGCAGTACATGACGGAAGAAAACATGTACCGATTTATATATCTGAAGAAATGGTTGGTCACAAGTTGGGAGAATTTGCTCCTACGAGGACGTTCAAAGGGCATGGTGCACATACTGAAAAATCCACGGCATTGAAGTAA
- the rplV gene encoding 50S ribosomal protein L22: MLTKREKKELGIGKDQGKAILRYARISPRKVRIVLDLIKGKDIDEAYAILRYTPKAASSILFKLLKSAEANATNNNGLNRDNLYVAEAYADQGPTLKRILPRARGSADRIRKRTSHITLVVKERS, encoded by the coding sequence TTGCTTACCAAAAGGGAAAAGAAAGAGCTGGGAATAGGAAAAGACCAGGGTAAGGCTATTTTGAGATATGCAAGAATATCTCCAAGAAAAGTAAGAATTGTGTTGGATCTTATAAAAGGCAAGGACATTGATGAAGCATATGCTATATTGAGATATACGCCGAAGGCTGCATCAAGTATATTGTTCAAGCTTTTAAAATCAGCCGAGGCAAATGCAACCAACAATAACGGATTAAACAGGGATAATTTGTATGTTGCGGAGGCATATGCGGATCAGGGACCTACTTTGAAGAGAATACTGCCCAGAGCTAGAGGTAGTGCTGACAGAATCAGAAAAAGAACCAGCCATATTACTTTGGTAGTCAAGGAAAGAAGCTAA
- the rpsC gene encoding 30S ribosomal protein S3 codes for MGQKVNPHGLRIGIIKDWDTKWYANDKNFSEYLVEDFKIRKFIKNKLYSAGISRIEIERAANKVKINVHAAKPGLIIGKGGAGIEELRKQLEKMTQKNILINITEIKVPELDAQIVAENIASQLEKRISFRRAMKQAMARAMRLGAKGIKTAVSGRIAGAEIARTEHYHEGTIPLQTLRADIDYGFAEANTTYGKLGVKVWIYKGEVLPAVKKDKGRKEEISNVNA; via the coding sequence ATGGGCCAGAAAGTTAATCCCCATGGACTGAGAATAGGAATTATAAAAGACTGGGATACAAAATGGTATGCCAATGACAAAAATTTCAGTGAGTATTTGGTAGAGGACTTCAAGATAAGAAAATTTATCAAGAATAAACTTTATTCCGCAGGTATTTCAAGGATTGAAATAGAGAGAGCTGCAAATAAAGTTAAAATTAACGTTCATGCTGCGAAACCCGGACTTATAATAGGCAAGGGTGGAGCCGGTATAGAAGAATTAAGAAAGCAGCTTGAAAAGATGACTCAAAAGAACATATTGATAAACATAACGGAAATAAAGGTTCCGGAATTGGACGCACAGATTGTTGCAGAGAACATTGCTTCGCAGCTTGAGAAGAGAATATCCTTCAGAAGGGCAATGAAACAGGCAATGGCAAGGGCTATGAGGCTCGGAGCTAAAGGTATAAAGACAGCTGTATCAGGACGTATTGCCGGTGCTGAAATAGCCAGAACAGAGCATTATCATGAAGGAACAATTCCTCTCCAGACTTTAAGAGCCGATATTGACTATGGCTTTGCTGAAGCCAATACAACTTACGGCAAATTGGGTGTCAAGGTTTGGATATATAAAGGAGAAGTTCTTCCGGCTGTTAAGAAGGACAAGGGCAGGAAGGAGGAAATAAGCAATGTTAATGCCTAA
- the rplP gene encoding 50S ribosomal protein L16 translates to MLMPKRVKHRKVQRGRMKGVATRGNKVVHGDYGLQALEPAWITSNQIEAARIAMTRFIKRGGKVWIKIFPDKPVTKKPAETRMGSGKGSPEYWVAVVKPGRVLFEIAGVSEEVAREALRLAMHKLPIKCKFVAREDEMGGEANES, encoded by the coding sequence ATGTTAATGCCTAAGAGGGTAAAGCACAGAAAAGTTCAAAGAGGACGAATGAAAGGTGTGGCAACCAGAGGAAACAAGGTTGTTCACGGTGATTACGGACTTCAGGCTCTTGAGCCGGCATGGATAACAAGTAATCAGATAGAAGCGGCGAGAATAGCCATGACCCGTTTTATAAAAAGAGGAGGAAAGGTTTGGATAAAAATATTCCCAGACAAACCTGTAACCAAGAAGCCTGCTGAAACCCGTATGGGAAGCGGTAAGGGTTCTCCGGAATATTGGGTAGCTGTTGTTAAACCAGGAAGAGTGTTGTTCGAAATTGCCGGGGTGTCGGAAGAAGTTGCAAGGGAAGCCCTGAGGCTTGCTATGCATAAGCTTCCCATTAAGTGTAAATTTGTAGCTCGTGAAGATGAAATGGGTGGTGAAGCAAATGAAAGCTAA
- the rpmC gene encoding 50S ribosomal protein L29, with protein MKAKDIRKKSQEELQKELVELKAELFKLRFQHATNQLENPMKLRDVKKSIARIKTVLRERELKGIEV; from the coding sequence ATGAAAGCTAAAGATATAAGAAAGAAATCACAGGAAGAATTGCAAAAGGAGCTCGTGGAGTTGAAGGCGGAGCTTTTTAAGCTTAGGTTTCAGCATGCTACCAATCAGCTTGAAAATCCAATGAAATTAAGAGATGTCAAGAAATCCATTGCTCGTATAAAAACTGTGTTAAGAGAAAGAGAACTTAAGGGTATAGAGGTTTGA
- the rpsQ gene encoding 30S ribosomal protein S17 gives MAERGLRKVRVGKVTSDKMDKTVVVSIETSEKHPLYKKFVKRTYKLKAHDENNECKIGDIVKVMETRPLSKEKRWRVVEIIERAR, from the coding sequence TTGGCTGAGAGAGGATTGAGAAAAGTCAGGGTTGGTAAAGTTACCAGCGACAAAATGGATAAAACTGTGGTTGTATCTATTGAAACCTCAGAAAAGCACCCATTGTATAAAAAATTCGTTAAGAGAACTTATAAACTCAAGGCTCATGATGAAAATAATGAATGCAAAATTGGTGATATAGTCAAGGTCATGGAAACACGTCCACTTAGCAAGGAAAAAAGGTGGAGAGTTGTTGAGATTATTGAAAGAGCCCGTTAA
- the rplN gene encoding 50S ribosomal protein L14 produces MIQVQTMLKVADNTGAKKVMCIKVLGGSKRKYANIGDVIVASVKDATPGGVVKKGDVVRCVIVRSKRGIRRPDGSYIRFDENAAVLIREDKNPRGTRIFGPVARELRDKEYMKILSLAPEVL; encoded by the coding sequence ATGATTCAGGTACAAACAATGCTTAAAGTTGCCGACAATACCGGGGCAAAAAAGGTTATGTGCATAAAGGTTCTTGGAGGTTCCAAGAGAAAGTATGCAAACATTGGTGACGTGATAGTAGCTTCCGTTAAAGATGCAACACCCGGTGGCGTTGTTAAAAAAGGTGACGTGGTCAGATGCGTAATTGTACGTTCCAAAAGAGGTATCAGAAGACCGGATGGTTCATATATAAGGTTTGACGAAAATGCGGCGGTTTTGATCAGAGAGGATAAAAACCCAAGAGGAACCCGTATTTTTGGGCCTGTTGCAAGAGAATTAAGGGATAAGGAATATATGAAAATTTTGTCCCTCGCACCAGAAGTTCTATAA
- the rplX gene encoding 50S ribosomal protein L24, with amino-acid sequence MSNKVHVKKGDTVVLLTGEGKEAGKKGKVLEVNTKDGTVIVEGMNIVKKHQKPRSQYQQGGIINKEAPIHASNVMLVCPKCGKPTKVRRRILENGEKIRECKKCNGTIDVIREAKK; translated from the coding sequence TTGAGTAACAAGGTTCATGTAAAAAAAGGAGATACAGTTGTACTTCTAACCGGCGAAGGGAAAGAAGCAGGAAAGAAGGGCAAAGTTTTAGAGGTAAATACCAAGGACGGAACTGTTATTGTTGAAGGAATGAATATTGTAAAGAAGCATCAAAAACCCAGATCACAATATCAGCAGGGCGGTATAATTAATAAGGAAGCGCCCATACATGCTTCAAATGTTATGTTGGTTTGCCCGAAATGCGGAAAGCCCACGAAGGTTAGAAGGCGTATTTTGGAAAACGGAGAAAAAATAAGAGAGTGCAAGAAGTGCAACGGTACAATAGATGTAATACGTGAAGCGAAAAAATAA
- the rplE gene encoding 50S ribosomal protein L5 has translation MPRLKDKYFNEVVPALQAKFKYKSPMQVPKLEKIVLNMGVGDVKDNPKAIEAAVNDMALISGQKPVVTKAKKSVAGFKIRQGMSIGCKVTLRGNKMYEFADKLINVSLPRVRDFRGVPVNSFDGRGNYSLGVKEQLIFPEIDYDKIDKIRGMDITFVTTAKTDEEARELLKLLGMPFSQS, from the coding sequence ATGCCAAGACTAAAAGACAAATATTTTAATGAAGTTGTACCGGCTTTACAGGCAAAATTCAAATATAAAAGTCCAATGCAGGTACCAAAGCTTGAAAAGATTGTATTGAACATGGGAGTCGGGGATGTAAAGGATAATCCCAAAGCCATAGAAGCAGCGGTTAATGACATGGCTCTGATAAGTGGTCAGAAGCCCGTTGTAACCAAAGCAAAAAAATCAGTTGCCGGATTTAAGATAAGACAAGGAATGAGCATCGGTTGCAAAGTAACACTGAGAGGAAACAAGATGTATGAATTTGCCGACAAGCTCATAAATGTTTCCCTGCCAAGAGTAAGGGACTTTAGAGGTGTTCCTGTAAATTCTTTTGACGGAAGAGGAAATTATTCCTTGGGTGTAAAAGAACAGCTTATATTCCCTGAAATTGACTATGACAAGATTGATAAAATAAGAGGAATGGATATAACGTTTGTTACAACGGCAAAGACCGATGAAGAGGCAAGGGAACTCCTCAAATTATTGGGAATGCCGTTTAGCCAAAGCTAA
- a CDS encoding type Z 30S ribosomal protein S14 yields MAKKSLIVKQQRKPKYRTRAYNRCKLCGRPHAYMRKFGICRLCFRDLAYKGQIPGVRKASW; encoded by the coding sequence GTGGCAAAAAAATCGTTGATTGTGAAACAGCAAAGAAAGCCTAAATATAGGACAAGAGCATATAACAGATGCAAACTTTGTGGAAGGCCACATGCTTATATGAGAAAGTTCGGAATTTGTCGTCTGTGCTTCAGAGACTTGGCTTATAAAGGTCAGATACCCGGTGTTCGCAAAGCAAGCTGGTAG
- the rpsH gene encoding 30S ribosomal protein S8, with protein sequence MQATDVIADMLTRIRNACSAKHETVDIPASNIKRAIANILLEEGYIKGIEEIDDGKQGVLRLKLKYTANKQNVISGLKRISKPGLRVYAGKSEIPKVLGGLGIAIISTSKGIMTDKKARAEGVGGEVLAFVW encoded by the coding sequence ATGCAGGCAACTGACGTAATCGCAGATATGTTGACCAGAATAAGAAATGCTTGTTCTGCAAAACATGAAACGGTTGACATACCTGCTTCCAATATTAAAAGAGCAATAGCAAACATTTTGCTGGAAGAAGGTTATATAAAGGGCATTGAGGAAATAGATGACGGCAAGCAGGGAGTGTTAAGGTTAAAATTAAAATACACGGCCAACAAGCAAAATGTCATTTCCGGATTAAAGAGAATCAGTAAACCAGGACTTAGAGTATATGCCGGAAAGAGTGAAATACCCAAAGTTCTGGGTGGCCTTGGAATTGCTATAATTTCCACTTCAAAGGGAATTATGACGGATAAAAAGGCAAGAGCAGAGGGTGTTGGCGGAGAAGTTTTAGCATTCGTTTGGTAA
- the rplF gene encoding 50S ribosomal protein L6, which produces MSRIGRIPVAIPKGVDVKLGDNNTLTVKGQKGTLTKQFHKDMIIKVEGDKIIVQRPSDEKKHKALHGLTRTLINNMVIGVTQGYEKALEINGVGYRAQKQGKKLILTLGYSHPVEMEEPQGITVEVPAPNKIVVKGADKQAVGEFAAKIRSKREPEVYKGKGIKYEDEVIRRKEGKAGGKGKK; this is translated from the coding sequence ATGTCAAGAATAGGTAGGATACCGGTAGCAATTCCAAAGGGTGTTGATGTTAAGCTGGGTGACAACAATACTCTTACCGTTAAAGGACAAAAAGGAACTTTGACGAAACAGTTCCACAAAGATATGATTATCAAGGTTGAAGGAGATAAAATTATTGTTCAGAGGCCTTCTGATGAAAAGAAACACAAAGCATTGCACGGTTTAACGAGGACTCTCATAAACAATATGGTTATAGGAGTTACTCAAGGATACGAGAAAGCCTTGGAGATAAACGGTGTGGGTTACAGAGCACAGAAGCAGGGTAAAAAGCTGATTCTGACTCTGGGATATTCCCATCCTGTTGAGATGGAGGAACCTCAGGGTATAACTGTTGAAGTGCCCGCTCCGAACAAAATAGTTGTAAAAGGGGCCGACAAACAGGCTGTGGGTGAATTTGCGGCAAAGATAAGAAGCAAGAGAGAACCTGAGGTTTACAAAGGCAAAGGAATTAAGTATGAGGATGAAGTAATCAGACGCAAAGAAGGTAAAGCAGGCGGCAAAGGTAAGAAATAG